The genomic interval GTGTGAGACGACCGGGGGTCATTATGGGACGACCGGGGGTTAGTGTGAGACGACCGGGGGTCAGTGTGAGACGACCGGGGGTCAGTGTGGGACGACCGGGGGTCAGTGTGGGACGACCGGGGGTCAGGGTGGGACAACCGGGAGCTGGAAGAACGAAGGAAGGTTCAGATCGATGCTTAAATGCGTCGATGTGTGGCGTGATAGCACCCAGGGGATTGGGTTCACCCGAGCGGGTCCGTGACATGGACGCACGAGGGCCTTCATAGCACCGAGAGGTGGTATGCGAGTGGCCAGGGCGCCTCGGTGGACTTGAGTCGAGTGCCGAATGGCCGAGGGGGTAGGCATAGCAGGCGATGCGCCGGAGAAGTGAAGCCGGACGACGGGGGGCATCTCGCGTTCTATACGTTCATGGCGAGCTTAGCAGGCATCTGCGCGCATATTTTTTGATTCGGGAGAGGCGGGCGACCTGCGTGAGTGGACTGTCCGAGGGGGCCGGAGCACATGGTACGGCACTGTGCCGTCGAAGCGCGATTGTTCCGCATGGGAACGTGCAGTCACGCTTGCCGGCTTTCCATCGACTGCGTTGAAAGGCATAGGCTTCGAGAAAGTCGCGGCGGGCAGCTTCGGCGCGGCGCATGAGTTCAGCATCTGTGGTGGCAAATCGGGGAATGAAGCTGCGTGAGGGTGTCGGCGTGTCGGGCGAGGTATAGGGATCGAGCTGTTGGAGCACCTCACTGGAGTATTGAGTCGTCTCACTGCCCTTCTGACGTTCGGCGAGAATCTCAAGGCGAGCTTCTTCGATGCGAGCTTCGAAATGGGCAATCGTTTTGTCGAGGGGCCAGTCCTCGTAGCCAGGAGGAGGTTCAGGAGTCAGCTCGATAAACTCCGGAGCCGTATCGCCGAAAAATCTGGACGGGCGGGGAATCTGGAGGGGCTTTCCCCAGTCTTTGGGCTGGATCATAAAGCCTGGCCAGTCTTCAAGACGATCGACAACGCCTGCTCGCACCGGGTTTAGAAGGGTGTAGATAAGTTTACGATCGCTGGCGTCCTGGTCGAGCAAAACGCAATCACAGTAGGTGCCCGCTTCCCAGAAATGACCTTTTCGCTCAAGCGCCTTGTTGCGAGCTCGCGCAATGCTCGCAAAGCTGTCGCGAGCCATATTGCTGCGCTCGCCGGTGTTGTCCGTGATGACGAGATGGATATGGTTGGACATGACGGTTACCGCGTGAATCGACTGGCCGTGGCGGGTAGCCGCTCGCGCGAAAGCGTAAGCCGTTAGTTCCGCAAGCTCCGCGTCAGGACGCAGAAAGAAGCGTCGTTCCGAGGTGCGTCGTGTGATAAAAACCAGTTGGTCAGGTAGGTGTTGACGGGGCGCGGTCATGGTAGTTCTCCAAGAGAGGTGACGTTAACAGCGCTGTGTGTCTGTTATCGCGTGCCTTCGGAGAGCTTTGCGTGAGAGCCCTACTTTTTTGCCGTCGTAGGACGTTTTGAGGCGCGAGAGCGTTGAGCAGGTAGATGTTTCACATGTGAAACGTGAGTAGATGATGTGCCCTGCTCTTCAGGGGGACCGGGAGTCAGGAGGGGAACCGGGAGTCAACTTGAGCAGTGTCGAAAAGGGCGAGGTGGACGATGCAAGGAGACGGGTTTGAGAGTAGTTCGCAGCCCTACTGGACCCTTGAGAGTCAGGGTGAGTCGGAGTTGGTCGTTGAGCGAAGCAGGTTTATCGGGTTTGCCAGTCGAGTCGTGACGGAAGGCGAGGCGTTGGCACGTGTTGACGAGATACGACGGCGATTTCATGACGCGCGTCATGTCTGCTACGCGTTGCGGATCGGACGGGGAGTCGAGCAGGTTGAGCGCGGTGTGGATGATGGGGAGCCTGGTCGAAGCGCCGGGTTTCCGATGCTTCAGATCCTTCAGGGGCGCGAGCTATGCGATACGTTGGTCGTTGTCGTGCGCTACTTTGGCGGAATAAAGCTCGGAGTCGGGGGGCTCGCTCGTGCGTATCGAGAAGCAGCGAGAATGGCGTTGGACGACGCTGTTGCGGTTGAGCGGTTCCCGGAGGTGGTTGCGGACTTGGTCGTTCCCTACTCGGTTCAGGCTCAGGTTGAGCACCTGCTCGACGGTCAGCAGGGCGTGCGCGTCATTGAAACGCATTATGGCGCAGAGGTGTGTATGCGGCTGGCGATTCGCTGCGTCGATCGCCAGATGATTGAAACTCGCCTTGCAGCGTTGTTGCAGCGCGACGAGCGTGATGTGCTTGTGGAGACAGTCCCGGCTGGCACATCTTAACGACGTGAATGCGTTGGTATGGAGCGCTGAAAGGATGGTGGATTGCCGCGAGCCAGGGTCTTGACCCCGGGTCGTGCTCCTGACCCCGGGTCGTGCTCCTGACCCCGGGTCGTGCTCCTGACCTCGGGTCGTGCTCCTGACCCCGGGTCGTGCTCCTGACCCCGGGTCGTGCTCCTGACCCCGGGTCGTGCTCCTGACCCCCGGGCGTGCGTGCAACGCGAACGAGAGGGCCAATCGACTCCTATGCTTCACCAGTGGGGGGCGTTCGCCGTCAGGGACGTGTCGCAATCCATACAAGGTGTCGGCGGCCACGATCGCCGGCGGCGTACGACGTGTGGCGTTTGACCTGAAAGCGCGCTTTTTTGAGGCGCCGGGAGAAGGCCTGGTCATCGGAGACCGACCAGACGCCGAGGACTCCACCCGAACTCAGAGCGTGAAAGGCCCGCTCCAGGCCGGTCGCCCCGTAGAGGCCGTCATTCTCGCGGGCAGTGAGGGCTTCTGGTCCGTTGTCGACATCCAGAAGAATCGCATCGAAGCGTGTCTGTGTACGGGCAATATGCGCTGTCACGTCGCCTTCCAGCAGCGTGACACGCGGATCATCGAGAGGGCTGTTGGCGAGGGGGGCCAGGACACCGCGATTCCATGTGATGATCTCAGGGACGAGCTCGCTGATGAAGACCCGGGCATCGGCACGAAGGGCATCCAGGGCGGCCCGCAACGTAAATCCCATGCCAAGTCCGCCGATGAGGACACGGGCGTTGGGTCGGTGGGCGATCGGGGCGACTCCGCGGGTGCCAAGGTCGTCTTCCGAGCCATGGGCGCGCGAGGTCATCAATTCGATGCCGTGGGCGCGAAGCACGTACTCCCGGTCACGTTGTTGAAGGAGGAGTTCTCCGCCATCGGGAAGCGTCGTGCGCTCCAGGGTGAACCACGGTTTCATGCGAATCTCACAGAGGGGGCAGGCTGGGAAGTGTCGACGGGCACAGGGGAAGTCATTGATGCACGGGTCACGTGTTCTTGCTCGAACTCTTAACGTTTTGCGCGATGGGAACGCTAGTTCAAAAGCAGGTAGATGCCCACGACTGGAGTCGTCATCAACAGGGAGTTTAGTGTGGCGAGGGCGACAAGCGGCGCTAGAGCGATTGTTCGGGTTTTGCTTCGCAGGCTTAGAAGTCGTGTGTGCGCAGCGTCGAGGGTTTCGAGCGCCGTGCCAGCCGGCCCAGCCATCGTCGATTCAGAGGAGGGAAGAGTTTGGGGTGGTTTGGAGGCTGAGACGCGAAGCATGCGGGAGATCAGACGCGCGATGGTTTTGTCGAGAGCCCAGGTCACAGGGCGAGCGAAGACCCCCGCGGCTTGCTGCGCCGCACGACGCACGACCGGGTAGAGCAATCCCTGGTACAGGGTGAGTGAAAGTTTCTGGAGAGCGCTGGCGGAGAGTTTGCCTCGGCGAAGGGTATCGATCTCGGCCAGCGCTGACTTGAGACCTTCGAACACCATCACGACCAGTTGCCAGATGTTCTCCATGGCGAGGTCGACGACGCGCACAGCTCCCCAGGTGGCTCCGAGCCCCAGGCCAATGATGGCGCCGTATAGGATGAGTAGAGCCTGAGGAATCAGGCTCAGCGGCGCAAAGAGCCACCAGGAGAACGCCACGCAGATGACGACTGCAAGCGCACACCATCGCGCCATCAGGAAGAGCGCGGAGGGCAGGTTGAAGATGCGTTTTGCCCGCTGTTGAAGTGCGTTGCCGGACCTCCACTCGTGCCACCAGTCAGAAGGAATCGCGAGACGAGCCTCGGTACGCGTCAGCGGGGCCGGGAGTGGGGCTGGCGCTGGAGCATGTGCCGCGGGTGGTGGTTGCGTGTCCGTGGTAGGGCGTTGGTTGCCGAGCATGACATCCGTCCTGGTCAGAGGAGTCGGGCAGGACTAGCGAAGCGTGCTGGAAAGTTCGGTCCAGGCCGGCTGCTCGTCGGCGAGCATGGTCTGAAGCTTCTCGGTGGAGATTTGGCCTACCAGGACCGGCTGACGTCCGGGAGCGGGCCAGATCAACTTTGCAAGCAGGGCTTCGAGATCAGGCTGACACTCGCATGTCATCCACGCATCGACCAGTTCGTTTCGAACTGCCGCGGAGCTTTCGTCAGGGGGCCGGGTCGCCACACGTTCGATGAGAAGATCGACGGCGGGGCACGTTTGAGGGTTGGCAAGGTGGCCGGAAGCAGCGGCTCGCCGGATCGCGTCTTCATTCGGAGGGGCCGCCCGCTCTACGGGCGCCGGTGCGGGAACCACAAAGAGTACCGAGTCACCCAGTTCGTTGCGAAACGACGTAAGAACGCTCTTCATGCGCTCGGCAGAGGTGGGCCCGTCGATACGGAAGGCGATTGCTGGTGGCTCTCCACCGGAGTGTTGTTGCTGCGCCTGCCGAAGAGCGTCGGCCGCCGCGCTGAGATCGTCGTTGAAGTCTCGGCGCAACAGACTCAGCGTGGAGTCGCTGATACCGATGAGGATGCGCGGTGTCTGCCGGGTGGGGCTGAGTGGTGCGATGTCGCGCAGCGTTTGACTTTCCGCAGCGGGGCGAGTGGCGTCGATCCAGGCCTGGGCGCGCTCGGCGCTGGCCAGATCGCAGCTCCAGTCGTTGGATGGGAAGGGGAGTGGTGCCGCCGCGCCTGTGTCACCTCCTTCAGGGGCCTGATACGGCGAAGAGAGCTCCTGGGAGGTCTCGGTGACCTGCTCCGGGGCGGGCGCCGTGCGATCGCAACCTACGCTCAACAGGCTCAGCAGGAGCGCGCAGGTTGTGTGAGAGAGGCGGCTTTGAAGCAGGCCGGGCGATATCAGAGATGACGACGAGCAGGTCACGATGAGCTCCACTGAGAGAGGACAGGGTACACCAGCGTACGACGTCTGAGGTGTGCGCTAAATTCAGCGCATTAATAGGCGACGTCAGGCGTGTCATGGCTGGTGTTGAGAACCTCCACGATCGCTTCTCCGACGCCTGTGGCGGAGGCCGGGTTTTGGCCGGTGATCAGCCGTCCGTCAACGACCACGTTTTCCTGAAAATTGTCGGCTCCCTCAAAGTTTGCGCCGCGCTCCCGAAGTTCGCTCTCCAGCAGAAAGGGGACGACCTGATCGAGCTCCACGGCGCGCTCTTCGGCATCGGTAAAGCCGGTGACTTCTCGATCGGCGACAAGCCATTGACCGTCGGAGAGTTGCACATTCAGGAGAGCCGCCGGGCCGTGGCAGACCGCAGCGACGGTTCCGCCAGCCTCCCAGATGCGAGCGGTGACCCGTTGCACCGCGGCACTGTCGGCGAAATCCCACATGGTGCCATGGCCGCCGGCAAAGAAGATCGCCCGGTAATGTTCGGGGACAACCTGATGGATGGCCAGCGTCGTATCAAGCTGGCTGCGCAGAGCGTTGTCTTCCCAGAAACGGGCGTTGATCGGGTCGTCCATATCCAGGCTTTTCGGATCGGCAGCAACCGGACCTCCCTGCGGACTTGCAAAGTCGATGGTATAGCCGGCCTCGGTAAGCACAGACCAGGGATGGGTGACTTCGCTGAGGTAGTAACCGGTCGGTGTGTCGGTATCACCAAGCATCGTATGGTTGGTGAGCACAAACAGGATCTTGCCTTGCTCGCCGCGGTCGTCACGCTCCGAGGAGTCCTCGTTGGAGGGCGCGAGTGCGTCACGAGAGCCGCTCTCGCCCTGCGGCGCACTCGACGCTCCGGTGGCGCAGGCGATAAGCGCGACAGGGAAGAGAATGAGCGTGGCAAGGCGGAAGATGGATGCGAGCAGGGGCATGAATCGACCGTGTCCGAGGTGGATGGGAGCCGGTGGTGAGCGCGCCTCACCGAGGTGAACAAAGAAGTATCCTGCGCACCGGTTCAGCACAGGCAAGAACGTTCTTTTCGACCGGAGCCCACCACGTCAACCATGCTCGCCATAGAGTTCGAATAGCGGCGATGGTGCTGGCGCAGAGGCGCCCCGGGGTTGGTCTCAGAGCACGCTTTGAGGCGACCGGGAGTCAGCCTTCCGAAGCCAGGCCGATGACTCGCCCCCCCCCGCGATTATGCGGTGTCAGTGGCCGGTGGTCGAGACCAGGCCCACGCGATCGATCAGGCTCTGGCTCTCGGCGTTCAGACCGGTGAGGACGACGTCCTTGCCCAGAGCATTGTACTTGGCGATGATCCGCGCGATAGCAGCGACCGCCGAGTGGTCCCAGACGTGGGAGGCAGAGAAGTCGATCTCGATGCGTTCTGGGTCGGCCTGGACATCGAAGGTCTCGCTGAAATCGGTGCAGGTCGCAAAAAACATCTGGCCCTGGATCCGGTAGCGTTTGCTGCCGCCTTCAAGAAGGTCGTCGGCAATCGTAAGCCGTGCGATGCGCCACCCGAAGATGATGGCTCCGAGAATGACCCCCACCGCCACGCCTTTTGCCAGGTCATGGGTGTAGACGACGGTGGCGACCGTGGAGAGCATGACCACCGAGTCGGCCGCCGGAATTTTGCGAATATCGAGCAGGGAGTTCCAATCAAAGGTGCCGACGCTGACCATGATCATGACCCCGACGAGCGCGGCCATCGGGATACGCATGACCACGTCGCCGAGTACCAGGATCAAAAACATCAAAAAGACGCCGGCAACCAGCGAGGAGAGTCGGCCGCGACCGCCGCTTTTCACATTGATCACCGACTGGCCGATCATCGCGCAGCCGGCCATCCCGCCGAAACATCCGGCGATACAGTTGGCAATGCCCTGACCGCGCAGCTCTTTGTTTTTATCGCTTCGGGTATCGGTCATATCATCGACAATCGAGGCGGTGAGCAGCGACTCCAGCATTCCGACCATCGCCAGGGGCAGCGAGTAGGGCAGGATGATGAGCAGCGTCTCCATGGAGAGCGCGACCTTCGGCAGCGCAAAAAGTGGCAGCGCGCGCGTGACCTGGCCCATATCGCCGACGGTCTTAAGCTCCCAGCCGGCGAAGAGCACGAGGGCGGTGATGATGACGATCGCAACCAGCGCCGAGGGAAGCGCGCGGGTGATTCGAGGCAGGCCGTAGATGATCGCCAGGGTCGCGGCGACCAGGGCGTACATCAGCCAGCCAGCGCCCTCAAAATGAGGAAGCTGCGCCATAAAGATCAGAATGGCCAGAGCGTTGACAAAGCCCAGCATCACCGAGTGGGGGATGAAGGTGATGAAGCGCCCCAGCTTTAAGGCACCGGCGATGATCTGAATGACCCCGGTGAGGATGGTGGCGGCCAGCAAATACTCCAACCCGTGGTCGGCCACGAGCGTGACCATCAGGAGGGCCATTGCTCCGGTCGCCGCTGAGATCATGCCGGGGCGGCCGCCGGCGATGGCCGTCGTGACCGCAATGCAGAAGGAGGCGTAAAGGCCCACCATCGGGTCGACGCCCGCGATAATCGAAAACGCGATGGCCTCCGGGATCAGCGCCAGAGCGACGGTGATGCCAGCCAGGATGTCGCCGCGGATGTTGAAGAACCACGTGCCACGAAAGGATTGAAGAGCGGGATGCAAAACGTCTGCCTTGGAACATGAAGAAGGAAGAGGGGAGGTCTGACGACTCCAAACCACAAAACGCGCCAGGTCGCCGGTGGTGGGGCATAGCGGCGCGTTCTCCCGGCCGAGGTCGGGCAGGGGGCTAACCTTGCGATGGCTGTTAAAGGGGCACAGCGAACAGAAGGTGGACGGAGGCGTCTTGAGACGCGCGCGCCAGCTTCTAACTCGAGCTTAGAGCGCAGGAATCGGCGAGTTAACGCAACGTGGGGAGATGCGCAAGGCGAAGTTGGCGCGGGGGGCTCGTGTGCCACGAACTCGGCAGTGCGCCCGGCGTTCCGGAAATGGCAGAGTCACCAGGATGCGTCATCGGGCTACCAGGGGATGGCAGAGCCGTCCCAGGCAAAGAAGCTGCCGGAGTCTTCCGGGCGCAGGCCATCGATGATTTCGAGAAGTTGTGTCGCGGCGCGCTCCGTCGAGAAGAGCTTTGAGTCGGGGACGTGGGCCCGATAGGGCTTTGAGAGGTCGGTGGCGACCGTCCCGGGGTGCAGCGCCACACAGATAAGCTCTCCCATGCGTCGATGTTGGCCGAGTTCAATGGCCATGGTGCGCGTGAGCATATTTTGAGCGGCTTTGGATGCGCGGTAGCTGTACCAGCCGCCCAGGTTGTTGTCGCCGATGCTACCGACCCGTGCCGAAAGGTTAGCGATGATCGTGCGCTCTGTGTGGCGCAGCAGCGGGATAAGATGTTTCACGACGAGGGCGGGGCCCAGAGCGTTGACGTGCATCAGTTCGTTGAACGCATCCGGGTCGAGGTCGCTGAGGCGTTTCTCCGGGGTGATGTGATGGGACGCATCGTGGAGGAGTCCGGCCACGTTGCAGACCAGATGCAGGCGGTCGGTCTGGGTTCCGATCTCGCGGGCGGCCGCGGCGATGGTGTGTTCGCGAGTCACATCCAGGTCGATGCAGATCAAGCGCCCGGGGTGCTGCTCTCGAAGCTCCGCCAGCCCGGAGGCGGTCGTTGCGCTGCGCGAGCAGGCAAAGATCCGGGTAAAGCGCGATGTGGCGAGCAGGGCGCGGGTCATCGCCAGGCCAAGGCCGCGGCTGGCGCCCTGAATCAGGGCGAAGCTCCGGTTTGGAAAGGAGGTCCATTGCGCGTCGGGCATGGTGCGGCATCCATCGTCGAGAGGATCACGGGAGCGAGTGCGTTGACTGCCCAAAGCTCGGAACGAACTTAGGCCATGGCAAGGCGCGCGGTTTTTTAAGAGGGCGCGCGGACGTGTATCGGGCGATCTGGCGAGGAGTGCAGGATGGCAACAGCGATCAAAGTGATTGTGTCGCTCTCGGCAGTGGCGCTGGGAGCGCTCTGGGTGGCCGGCTGCGCCAGCGCTTCCGGCGTCGGCACGGATGTGAAGGTGGTTGATAACCTGGAAATCGAGCGCTACCTGGGCACCTGGTATGAGCTGGCCTCGGTGCCGCTGCGCGCGCAACGCGGGTGTGTGGGAACGACGGCGACCTATTCGCTGCGCGGCGATGGGGATATCCGCGTGTATAACCGCTGCCTCAAGGGAGGTTTTGATGGCAAGGTCAGCGATATCACCGGGCGAGCGTGGGTGAGCGATGAGCGCGATCCGGCGAAGTTGAACGTGCGTTTCTTCTGGCCCTTTAAGAGTCCTTACTGGGTGGTCGCGCTCGACGGGGGCTATCGGTGGGCGGCGGTCTCCGGACCGGAGCAGGAGAAGTTATGGATCTTGAGCCGCACGCCCTGCATCAATGCGCAAACCTTCGCGCAGATCTATGATGGGCTGGACAGGCGTGGCTTTCCGGTGGGAGCGTTGCGCGCGACGCCTCAGAGGGATGAAAGCGGGCAACGCTGTGAGGTGAAGCTGCCGCCGGAGGTGGCCGACGCCTCCGAATAGACGGTTCACATTCGCGACCTGGGGAATCGAGCGTCAGGTGGTGCACCTGGCCGCATGCGGGCGCCGGTGAGCTACGCTGACCGGGAAAACACCATTGGAGTGGCAGCAGGACAGGGAGTACGCGATGAGCCGTGAAGTTTCAGTCATGTTAGGTCGGTTGAGGAGGAGGTGGAGAGTGGCGCTACTGGCCGGCGTTGTTGCGTTAGCAACGCTGAGCTGCGCGCGGGGCTCCTACAACGATCTCAATCCTGATCCCGGTGAGAACCTGGCGGAGCAGAATGCAGCCGATCGGGATCGTGAGCGTGAGATGCGACGATCGCTTTGTCCGGCTGGCACGACGCCCTGCAATGGGGAGTGTGTGGACCTGCAATCGGACGCGTTTCATTGCGGCGGCTGCGGGGAGGTCTGCGCGCCTCCGGGGATCTGTGATCGAGGTCAGTGTCTGGCGGATTAAGTGCCCCCCGGTCGGCGTGACCCCCGGTCGTTCTATGTTCTTACCTGTAGACATCACGTGGTCTGTTTTGCCGTGATGTAAAATAGCGCACATGCTGAGGGGGCCTCCCCGGTTGGGGGGCCCGGGAGTCGCCTGGTAGGGGCTCTCTCACGAGATGAAGCAGGGGGATGCAGCGCTGCGCCGGATGTGTTTCCGGGATGAAACAGGTCTCGGTGCACGGGGTCTCAACAGTTGGAGCGTGGGGGGAGTTACCGGTTGTGGCGTTGCGAACAAATTGTCACACTCGATGCATGGGACACGATGATTGCTCCGGGGTGGAGGGGAAACCATGACGTTGGGAAAACCTGTGACGAGGACGAGATGGCCGCGCGATATATTTTGAGCCAGCCCCTTGCTTTGGCTGTCGACGTGGCCATGGACGAAGGGCTCGATGTGGAAGCGCTCGCGCAAGGCCTTGAGCTCGATCTGAAGGCCGTGCAGCGCACAGCTTATATGCGGGTGCCCTGGGAGAGCTTTGCGATCTTCCTGGAGCGTATGGAGGAGGCACTTGGTGGCGCGTTCGTTCCGGCAATGACCCGGCGCTATCTGGAGCAAAATCCTTTTCGTAATTTTATGCGGGTGGGCGGGCTTTTCTGCAGCCCGCAGCTTTTTTACAAGATGGCCAACCACGTGTTCGGGCCGATGATGTTCCCGCTGCTTCGATTCGAGGTGGAGGAGTTAGGGAACCTGGGGTTTCGGGTGGTGACGACGTTGCCGCCGGATGTTCGCGATTGCCCGGTGTTTTTTCGTATCTGCGGCGAGTTCTTGCGCCACGGACCAGCGTTGGTCGGGATGGCGCCAGCGCGGGCCCATTACGTCTTCGGCGTGAGGCGGGCGACGTTTCAGGTCGACTATCCGCCCTCCCTCTCGCTGCTGGCGCGTCTGCGACGCTTTTCGGATGCTGCGCTGGCCAGCCGCGCCTTTATGGAGGAGTTACAGGCTCAGGGCGAACGTCTTCGTGAGAGTTACGACGCGCTGCAAGAGTCTGAGGAGAGCTTTCGAACGCTGGTGGAGCGCAGCCCGGATGGGGTGATGGTGCTTCATGATAGCGGGATCATCTTCGCCAATGACGCCCTGGCCAGGATGCTGGCGTTGCGTCGAGGGCTGGAGCTTGTCGGGAAGCACATGGAGACGATCGGCGCACCGGGATACGACGTGTCGGCGCTCTTGCAGCAGGCCCTGGAGCATGGGGAGGCGGTGGCGTTGCGTTTGCGCGAGCCCGGAGATGATGCAGCCGCTGCGGTGCCGGTCGAAGCCCGGGCGCTGCGCGCCCGCTTTCTGGGGCGCGATGCCCTGATCGCTACGCTGCGCGATGTGCGTGAGCGCGAGGCATCGATGGCCCGGGCGATCGACACCGATCGCCTGGTGACGATGGGAACGCTGGCGGCCGGTGTGGCCCACGAGATCAACACCCCTCTTAGCTACGTGCAGGCGAACCTCGACTTTCTAAGCGAGCTTCTGGAGGATATCACCGACCGGCCTGAGTTGGATGCGGCGGCGGCTGCCGACGTGCATGCCTCACTGCGGGACGCACGCAAGGGGGTGGAGCGGGCCATCGAGATCACCCGCGATCTCAAAGAGGTTGGGCGCGAAGGTGAGTCCCGCGGCGAAGTGCTTGATCCGCGCCTGTCTGTGGAGGGCGCGCTGCGCTGGGCGCGCGCGGAAGTGCTGCACGTGGCCCGGCTCCAGATGGCGTTGGAAGCGTGTGGCGAGGTGATGGCCAGCCGGCGGCGTTTAAGTCAGGTGGTGCTCAACCTGCTGATCAACGCGGCACACGCCATGAACTCGGAGGAACGGCAGCGCAACCTGGTGGAGGTCACGACATTCGCCTCCGCGGATCACGCCTGCATTGAGGTATGTGATAACGGGCCGGGGATGGCGCCAGAGACATTGGAGCGGGTCTTCGAGCCCTTCTATACCACCAAGGAACCCGGGCGGGGCACCGGGCTCGGGCTCTTTGTGAGTCGCGAGATCGTGGAGGAGTTCGGCGGCACACTGCACCTTGAGAGTGAGCCGGGAAGGGGGACGCGGGCGACGATTCGGCTGCCGCAACACCAGGAGGCGACGCGCAGTACCGCAGAGACGTCCGCGTCATGAGCGGTCGAGCCGCTGTTGGAGCTTTCGAATTACGTCGCAATGCGCTCGGGGAACGCGCTCAGCCAACCGACGGCGTGAACACCCCACAGGCCGATCAGGATGGCTTCAG from Lujinxingia sediminis carries:
- a CDS encoding SulP family inorganic anion transporter; this encodes MHPALQSFRGTWFFNIRGDILAGITVALALIPEAIAFSIIAGVDPMVGLYASFCIAVTTAIAGGRPGMISAATGAMALLMVTLVADHGLEYLLAATILTGVIQIIAGALKLGRFITFIPHSVMLGFVNALAILIFMAQLPHFEGAGWLMYALVAATLAIIYGLPRITRALPSALVAIVIITALVLFAGWELKTVGDMGQVTRALPLFALPKVALSMETLLIILPYSLPLAMVGMLESLLTASIVDDMTDTRSDKNKELRGQGIANCIAGCFGGMAGCAMIGQSVINVKSGGRGRLSSLVAGVFLMFLILVLGDVVMRIPMAALVGVMIMVSVGTFDWNSLLDIRKIPAADSVVMLSTVATVVYTHDLAKGVAVGVILGAIIFGWRIARLTIADDLLEGGSKRYRIQGQMFFATCTDFSETFDVQADPERIEIDFSASHVWDHSAVAAIARIIAKYNALGKDVVLTGLNAESQSLIDRVGLVSTTGH
- a CDS encoding sensor histidine kinase; the encoded protein is MAARYILSQPLALAVDVAMDEGLDVEALAQGLELDLKAVQRTAYMRVPWESFAIFLERMEEALGGAFVPAMTRRYLEQNPFRNFMRVGGLFCSPQLFYKMANHVFGPMMFPLLRFEVEELGNLGFRVVTTLPPDVRDCPVFFRICGEFLRHGPALVGMAPARAHYVFGVRRATFQVDYPPSLSLLARLRRFSDAALASRAFMEELQAQGERLRESYDALQESEESFRTLVERSPDGVMVLHDSGIIFANDALARMLALRRGLELVGKHMETIGAPGYDVSALLQQALEHGEAVALRLREPGDDAAAAVPVEARALRARFLGRDALIATLRDVREREASMARAIDTDRLVTMGTLAAGVAHEINTPLSYVQANLDFLSELLEDITDRPELDAAAAADVHASLRDARKGVERAIEITRDLKEVGREGESRGEVLDPRLSVEGALRWARAEVLHVARLQMALEACGEVMASRRRLSQVVLNLLINAAHAMNSEERQRNLVEVTTFASADHACIEVCDNGPGMAPETLERVFEPFYTTKEPGRGTGLGLFVSREIVEEFGGTLHLESEPGRGTRATIRLPQHQEATRSTAETSAS
- a CDS encoding type 1 glutamine amidotransferase domain-containing protein, giving the protein MPLLASIFRLATLILFPVALIACATGASSAPQGESGSRDALAPSNEDSSERDDRGEQGKILFVLTNHTMLGDTDTPTGYYLSEVTHPWSVLTEAGYTIDFASPQGGPVAADPKSLDMDDPINARFWEDNALRSQLDTTLAIHQVVPEHYRAIFFAGGHGTMWDFADSAAVQRVTARIWEAGGTVAAVCHGPAALLNVQLSDGQWLVADREVTGFTDAEERAVELDQVVPFLLESELRERGANFEGADNFQENVVVDGRLITGQNPASATGVGEAIVEVLNTSHDTPDVAY
- a CDS encoding SDR family oxidoreductase, with the protein product MPDAQWTSFPNRSFALIQGASRGLGLAMTRALLATSRFTRIFACSRSATTASGLAELREQHPGRLICIDLDVTREHTIAAAAREIGTQTDRLHLVCNVAGLLHDASHHITPEKRLSDLDPDAFNELMHVNALGPALVVKHLIPLLRHTERTIIANLSARVGSIGDNNLGGWYSYRASKAAQNMLTRTMAIELGQHRRMGELICVALHPGTVATDLSKPYRAHVPDSKLFSTERAATQLLEIIDGLRPEDSGSFFAWDGSAIPW
- a CDS encoding IMPACT family protein, coding for MQGDGFESSSQPYWTLESQGESELVVERSRFIGFASRVVTEGEALARVDEIRRRFHDARHVCYALRIGRGVEQVERGVDDGEPGRSAGFPMLQILQGRELCDTLVVVVRYFGGIKLGVGGLARAYREAARMALDDAVAVERFPEVVADLVVPYSVQAQVEHLLDGQQGVRVIETHYGAEVCMRLAIRCVDRQMIETRLAALLQRDERDVLVETVPAGTS
- a CDS encoding lipocalin family protein; the encoded protein is MATAIKVIVSLSAVALGALWVAGCASASGVGTDVKVVDNLEIERYLGTWYELASVPLRAQRGCVGTTATYSLRGDGDIRVYNRCLKGGFDGKVSDITGRAWVSDERDPAKLNVRFFWPFKSPYWVVALDGGYRWAAVSGPEQEKLWILSRTPCINAQTFAQIYDGLDRRGFPVGALRATPQRDESGQRCEVKLPPEVADASE
- a CDS encoding transposase; this translates as MTAPRQHLPDQLVFITRRTSERRFFLRPDAELAELTAYAFARAATRHGQSIHAVTVMSNHIHLVITDNTGERSNMARDSFASIARARNKALERKGHFWEAGTYCDCVLLDQDASDRKLIYTLLNPVRAGVVDRLEDWPGFMIQPKDWGKPLQIPRPSRFFGDTAPEFIELTPEPPPGYEDWPLDKTIAHFEARIEEARLEILAERQKGSETTQYSSEVLQQLDPYTSPDTPTPSRSFIPRFATTDAELMRRAEAARRDFLEAYAFQRSRWKAGKRDCTFPCGTIALRRHSAVPCAPAPSDSPLTQVARLSRIKKYARRCLLSSP